In Deltaproteobacteria bacterium, the following proteins share a genomic window:
- a CDS encoding proteasome accessory factor PafA2 family protein, with the protein MRHRIFGTENEYAPFDHNQTATPQVPLSNRGWPEDQGELAAGLIEGLQGCQYPRAGEFLGNGGRLYLDRGGHPEYATPECRTVKDLVAHEKAGDVLIQALVEKVRSQQPHNRLHVYKNNCDSYGHTYGGHENYLVTSLAMKHLDRLVPFLVTRQIYTGTGKIMTSPLCSLPAFQISQRADFFDATFSDRTSETRGIINIRKREIARPGENQRLHIIVGDSNMSQPALALKIGTTALILRLLEEEALGEVLALGAPAQAIKAISRSLKAPVAIRRQGRTLQYTALEVQSLYLEKALRFCARPGTDPEEIRWLGLWEYVLKALKFLEISQSEMLLINDPGELKRKIDWVLKLWLLSRSRSKGADDRQLKLLDLIYHDLDPASGLFERCQALGLVDRLVDEERIRQARRNPPADTRARLRGLIIQKAFHQNVDVQVENWESIQVRAHHRRAGINHPFRNLTTAMNKLGIRLDDPFQGENPQALEELEQFILAWG; encoded by the coding sequence TTGCGTCACAGGATCTTCGGAACCGAAAACGAATATGCCCCTTTTGACCATAACCAGACGGCAACGCCCCAGGTCCCGCTATCCAACAGGGGTTGGCCCGAGGATCAAGGGGAATTGGCCGCCGGCCTGATCGAAGGCCTTCAGGGGTGCCAATACCCTCGGGCCGGAGAATTTTTGGGCAACGGTGGCCGATTGTACCTGGATCGGGGCGGGCACCCGGAATACGCTACCCCGGAGTGCCGCACGGTAAAAGACCTGGTGGCTCATGAAAAGGCCGGGGACGTCCTTATCCAGGCACTGGTGGAGAAGGTGCGCTCCCAACAACCCCACAACCGCCTCCATGTATACAAGAACAATTGCGATTCTTATGGCCACACCTATGGCGGCCATGAGAATTACCTGGTCACTTCCCTGGCCATGAAGCATCTCGATCGTCTCGTCCCTTTCCTGGTTACCCGCCAGATCTATACCGGTACGGGCAAGATCATGACTTCCCCGCTCTGCAGCCTTCCGGCCTTCCAAATCAGCCAGCGGGCCGATTTTTTCGACGCAACCTTTTCCGACCGGACCTCCGAGACCCGGGGCATCATCAACATCCGTAAACGCGAAATAGCCCGGCCCGGAGAAAACCAGCGCCTGCATATCATCGTGGGCGACAGCAACATGTCCCAACCGGCCCTGGCCCTCAAAATAGGAACCACGGCCCTGATATTGCGGCTGTTGGAAGAAGAGGCCCTGGGCGAGGTCTTGGCCCTGGGCGCACCGGCCCAGGCCATCAAAGCGATCTCCCGTTCTTTGAAGGCCCCGGTGGCCATCCGGCGTCAAGGGCGGACCTTGCAGTACACGGCTTTAGAGGTCCAATCCCTGTATTTGGAAAAAGCCCTTCGATTCTGTGCCCGTCCGGGCACCGACCCCGAAGAGATCCGCTGGCTGGGCCTCTGGGAATATGTTTTGAAGGCCCTTAAATTTTTGGAAATCTCTCAGTCCGAGATGCTTCTTATCAACGACCCGGGAGAATTGAAAAGAAAAATCGACTGGGTACTTAAACTCTGGCTCCTCAGCCGCTCCCGGTCCAAGGGTGCCGATGATCGGCAATTGAAACTCCTGGATCTGATATACCACGACCTGGACCCTGCCTCCGGGCTCTTTGAACGTTGTCAGGCCCTGGGGCTGGTAGACCGGCTTGTGGACGAGGAGCGCATCCGACAGGCCCGGCGCAATCCTCCTGCGGACACCCGGGCCAGGCTGCGGGGCCTGATCATACAAAAAGCTTTTCATCAAAACGTGGACGTCCAGGTGGAGAACTGGGAAAGCATCCAGGTCCGGGCCCATCATCGTCGGGCCGGGATAAACCACCCTTTCCGCAACCTTACCACCGCGATGAACAAACTGGGGATCCGTCTGGATGACCCCTTCCAGGGAGAAAATCCCCAGGCCCTGGAGGAACTGGAACAATTTATTTTGGCCTGGGGCTGA
- the acs gene encoding acetate--CoA ligase — translation MSQGIQVLMSEERTFPPPKEFSARAHIKSIEEYQKIYNWSAENTEEFWARMAGEHLTWYRKWDKVWDWDFYKPSVQFFVGGKLNASYNCLDRHLGSPLRNKAALIWEGDLGDYKTYTYQQLYTEVNRFANVLKKNGITKGDRVTIYLPMIPELPIAMLACARIGAIHSIVFGGFSPSSLRDRIQDCQSTLVITADNGLRGNKLVPLKTNADEALKECPFVGKVIVVNRAGKTEMQTGRDLWWHEQMKAPDIGNYCEPEVMDAEDPLFILYTSGSTGKPKGVLHTTGGYLLYTNLTFKWIFDYHEELTHFCTADIGWVTGHSYIVYGPLSAGATSLMYEGIPTYPNAGRFWDIVDKHQVNIIYTAPTAIRALMREGTDWVTRHDLSSLRLLGTVGEPINPEAWMWYYKYVGKEKLPIVDTWWQTETGGILITPLPGAMTLKPGSAAGPFPGIFPKVIKEDGSAAKANEGGYLIIEKPWPGMLRGTYGDPENKRIKEVYFSRFPGMYMTGDGARVDQDGDYWLLGRIDDVINISGHRLGTAEVESALVSHQSVAESAVVGFPHEIKGEGIYVFVTLKEGFVPTDELKKTLVAHVRKVIGPIASPDKLQFTSGLPKTRSGKIMRRILRKIAQGDVEELGDVSTLADPSVVGSLVKERL, via the coding sequence ATGTCCCAAGGCATACAGGTATTGATGTCAGAGGAACGGACCTTTCCGCCGCCGAAGGAATTCAGCGCCAGGGCCCACATCAAAAGCATCGAGGAATACCAAAAAATCTATAACTGGTCGGCGGAGAATACCGAGGAATTCTGGGCCAGGATGGCCGGGGAGCACCTGACCTGGTACAGAAAGTGGGACAAGGTCTGGGACTGGGATTTTTATAAACCCTCTGTCCAGTTTTTTGTGGGCGGCAAATTAAACGCCTCCTACAACTGCCTGGACCGGCACCTGGGTTCCCCGCTGCGCAACAAGGCGGCCCTCATCTGGGAAGGGGACCTGGGGGACTACAAGACCTATACCTACCAGCAGCTCTATACCGAGGTGAACCGCTTCGCCAACGTGCTGAAGAAAAACGGGATCACCAAAGGCGACCGGGTGACCATTTACCTGCCCATGATCCCGGAACTGCCGATCGCCATGCTGGCCTGCGCCCGGATCGGGGCCATCCACAGTATCGTCTTCGGAGGCTTCAGCCCTTCTTCCCTCAGGGACCGGATCCAGGACTGCCAGTCGACCCTGGTGATCACCGCCGACAACGGCCTGCGGGGAAACAAACTGGTGCCCTTGAAAACCAACGCCGACGAGGCCCTCAAGGAGTGCCCTTTCGTCGGGAAGGTCATCGTGGTCAACCGGGCCGGGAAGACCGAAATGCAGACCGGCCGGGATCTTTGGTGGCACGAACAGATGAAGGCCCCGGATATCGGCAATTACTGCGAACCGGAGGTGATGGACGCCGAGGACCCCCTGTTCATTCTCTATACCTCCGGCTCCACCGGCAAACCCAAAGGGGTGCTGCACACCACCGGCGGCTATCTGCTCTATACCAACCTGACCTTTAAGTGGATCTTCGACTATCACGAGGAGCTGACCCATTTCTGTACGGCCGATATCGGCTGGGTGACCGGGCACAGCTACATCGTCTACGGGCCCTTATCGGCCGGGGCCACCAGTCTGATGTACGAAGGCATCCCGACTTATCCCAATGCCGGCCGGTTCTGGGATATTGTAGACAAACACCAGGTCAACATCATCTATACGGCCCCCACAGCCATCCGGGCCCTGATGCGGGAGGGGACGGACTGGGTCACCAGGCATGATCTGTCTTCGCTGCGATTGCTGGGTACGGTAGGTGAGCCCATCAACCCCGAGGCCTGGATGTGGTATTACAAATATGTCGGGAAGGAGAAGCTGCCCATCGTAGACACCTGGTGGCAGACCGAGACCGGCGGGATACTGATCACCCCCCTGCCCGGGGCCATGACCCTCAAACCCGGTTCGGCCGCCGGGCCTTTTCCTGGCATATTCCCCAAGGTGATCAAAGAAGACGGCTCGGCGGCCAAGGCCAATGAGGGGGGATATCTGATTATCGAAAAGCCCTGGCCCGGTATGCTGCGGGGCACTTACGGCGATCCGGAAAACAAGCGGATCAAGGAAGTCTACTTTTCCCGGTTCCCCGGGATGTATATGACCGGTGACGGGGCCAGGGTGGACCAGGACGGTGACTACTGGCTCCTGGGCCGGATCGACGACGTCATCAACATTTCCGGACACCGTCTGGGAACGGCGGAAGTCGAGTCGGCCCTGGTCAGTCACCAGTCGGTGGCCGAATCGGCCGTGGTCGGCTTTCCCCACGAGATCAAGGGTGAGGGCATTTATGTCTTTGTAACCTTGAAAGAGGGCTTTGTCCCTACGGATGAATTGAAGAAGACCCTGGTGGCCCATGTCCGCAAGGTGATCGGACCCATTGCCTCACCGGACAAACTGCAGTTTACTTCGGGGTTACCCAAAACCCGTTCGGGAAAGATCATGCGCCGGATCCTGCGCAAGATCGCCCAGGGCGACGTGGAGGAGCTGGGCGACGTCTCGACCCTGGCCGATCCGAGCGTAGTAGGGAGCCTGGTTAAAGAGAGATTATAG